A region of Thiofilum sp. DNA encodes the following proteins:
- a CDS encoding mechanosensitive ion channel domain-containing protein: protein MLRYLTLFLALVLLIAPPSYGAEETLLNLLTGEKEATIEVDNKSIATDTTLQDDQKIQKRLNTLYAEINGLENLKVQVRNGVVTLQGELNSNNDSERAVRFARQVSGVVAINNRLTVNRTIERRLNTTWERLRSMVKDTIGNIPIFLLALVVFGAFWWLGSLLSRQHKLYRTFSNNYFIASLIGQIINLLVVLIGLFVALTILDATELIKTILGAASIVGLAIGFAVRDTVENYIASILLSLRNPFNVNDLVKIENQEGRVARLNSRATILISAEGNHIRIPNSTVFKAVITNYSRNPQRRFTILLAIHECHDVLAIQSLVLTTLKTMPNLLTEPKPEVLIQSWDNGLVQLQILAWVDQTAYSLNRVRSETLRSIKATLDQHQIGSPTTTYDIRMVKDEADTAKPKHLTPEDLPLANHSELYDTSAHNDAAKAQVIEERDPAEENLLNPHAPKEL, encoded by the coding sequence ATGCTCAGATACTTAACGCTATTTCTAGCCTTAGTCTTACTAATCGCACCACCTAGCTATGGTGCTGAAGAGACGCTCTTAAACTTACTCACAGGTGAAAAGGAAGCCACCATTGAGGTCGACAATAAATCCATTGCCACAGACACTACGCTACAAGATGATCAAAAAATCCAGAAGCGCTTGAACACGCTTTATGCCGAAATTAATGGATTAGAAAACTTAAAAGTCCAAGTACGCAATGGCGTAGTGACCTTACAAGGCGAACTCAACTCCAATAATGATTCAGAGCGTGCTGTGCGTTTTGCACGTCAAGTTTCGGGTGTAGTAGCGATTAATAACCGTCTCACCGTCAACCGTACTATTGAGCGTCGTTTAAATACTACGTGGGAACGTTTGCGCAGTATGGTCAAAGATACCATTGGCAATATTCCGATCTTTTTATTAGCCCTAGTAGTATTTGGCGCTTTTTGGTGGTTAGGGAGTTTATTGTCACGTCAACATAAACTTTATCGCACCTTTAGTAATAATTACTTTATTGCCAGCCTTATAGGGCAAATTATTAATTTACTGGTAGTGCTAATCGGTTTATTTGTAGCCTTAACGATTTTAGATGCGACTGAACTGATTAAAACTATTTTAGGGGCTGCCAGTATTGTAGGTTTAGCTATAGGTTTTGCTGTCCGAGATACCGTGGAAAATTATATTGCTAGTATTTTACTAAGCTTGCGCAATCCTTTTAATGTTAATGATTTAGTTAAAATCGAAAACCAAGAAGGACGAGTTGCACGCTTAAATTCAAGAGCGACTATTTTAATTTCAGCCGAAGGAAATCATATTCGTATTCCTAATTCAACGGTCTTTAAGGCGGTTATTACCAATTACTCACGCAATCCACAACGACGTTTTACTATTTTGCTTGCTATACATGAGTGTCACGACGTATTAGCTATTCAGTCATTAGTCTTAACCACCCTTAAAACCATGCCGAATCTACTCACAGAACCCAAACCTGAAGTATTAATCCAGTCTTGGGATAATGGCTTAGTGCAGCTACAAATTTTGGCTTGGGTCGATCAGACCGCTTATAGTTTAAATCGAGTACGTAGCGAAACCTTGCGTAGTATTAAAGCCACGCTGGATCAACATCAGATAGGTAGCCCAACTACGACCTATGACATCAGAATGGTTAAAGACGAAGCGGATACGGCTAAACCCAAACATCTAACGCCCGAAGACTTACCCTTAGCAAATCATTCTGAGCTATATGACACTAGCGCTCACAATGATGCGGCTAAAGCGCAAGTCATTGAGGAGCGAGACCCCGCTGAGGAAAATTTATTAAATCCTCATGCTCCCAAGGAATTATAA
- a CDS encoding PA14 domain-containing protein, protein MAKLFNWCRNLHYGLLILVLGYSLPTKILAADYSSHAYSVYPSHSANTKISPIKSIALQPLSSQTAIAQAVTDTLNATRTMPAGYKALINLDLDFLQIAKASNIAAITDPQNKTLIVTTTAGTTLPDHGIWLDNGVASVAARVSEFFRQYKAAGGTVDLITLDYRGLALTTDDIKAAGIASGSLANYLTAIQNDTRFAAIQSTLGFSDLMTMYATDAQALQRQQTWNAVMKARVAAYLNQAFYTPLRTYFPSVQVSSRDFSYYSGLFTVPNEHSRASTIVGTSQSKYLSGLVPSSGIVINQTTYPANAFNTLRHELNRLRNSALASSRALHPYISGKTQTTVPTGYSAPLKTSDLYQEMLLHAGLLGARNFIYFNTATSATDDQLVQQVLSEFDQQAGITTALTHSVDNGVDWTQPYILTAADTSQGKLWRFTPSLATGKAVSTVIANAYPAQFNLAGNIKVTVPNARVQTLTAPVSNQGVWLKQEASAAIMSCPQPATNQSCIAYYPTNNFAAQPALMLQQPVPLNDTGSVTSLLAKNWGHGGPDAGVSRDGFSVNYQSTLNLLGGTYSFTLKADDHVQLWIDNQLVIDGKATTKQDTRTLTKDITLGAGTHSIKLQYTDITAGAALDLSFKRLGCSLSTTKTCLTYIDKSNNLLITEVPFVQTTNGLSFDFSTFTFPANLITAGMTMRWEGLIDIANPGDYAFEIQHGLGTLNIWVDGQLIYSSNGYSAQSISQALKNLSKGKHTIRIELKAKEGSFLKLNWLKALSDCKTVPLESFCGEYFDNMTLTGTAKRFQTTPKVDFTWNGDAPLAGGGFPADKFSVRWVGDFDFAAGNYTFTTTSDDGIKVWVDDVVVIDGWKDQWNAVYKQGIPLKAGIHRIKLEYYENGGGALAKLSWSKTNAQCTEIPDNRYCAEYYPNTGIAEEPVKMGETEKIDFTWQDKAPIPELPVDRFSIRWLGYFDFKADKYRFITKVDDGVRLWVGDKLLIDQWKGSPNQEYFADLDMTAGKHLIRVEYKEESGWANAKVSWEQKQECTGIPINGFCGQYFDSEKLEGAVIRTQTTPKIDFDWVDQRPMHGLKNDKFSARWQGQFNFKAGYYRFTGDADDGITVWVDQVKIIDQTSMDWQWKGQVQAVPFISEGLHTVKVEYRENYGTAKVKLNWQEIEGCYPIPNNSYCLEFFNNKDLTGFVRDMQPVSTINENWGEDQPAPLVNKDNFSARWKGKQYFTAGTYRAVTDTDQGVIVKLNNQIIIDKWTQQNAKQQKILTIAEGWHDVVMETFDSWSVAKAKLTWEKLPDCKATPLNQFCAEFYGTNDLTGELVSIQLADKIDFDWGADAPTTFVPRDKFSVRWTGTFDLEAGLYRFVTDADDAIRVWVDGKELINAWTPQWPWYGKQRRLLSLSQGIHAIKVEYREDWGSAKAKLSWEKVPNCSIEIPTGKFCTSFYNSKDLTGVVADHRYDNAINFDWINKAPQDGINADFSARWIGKMDFAEGEYTFSVKVDDGFKLWVDDTLVINSWKPQAATLYSKRIFLTGGLHTLKAEYYDGGGLAVAQLSWKSEQLSEPQVPTNLKTSTLAQDRVILTWDTQPIVTQYKVYKDGALLTTVNTNSATDLKVSATKTYAYSVSAVWPNGRESRKAELSVTIPDTQAPTPPKQITVQAIAPTSVTLVWTGATDNIGIKSYQVWRDGVQIAETSDAGFVDSSLKSTGKYLYSVKAVDAAGNISAASTSLTVTTKDGISPTIPTGLQAQVLSPTQIALTWDTATDNVGVAQYRIVRNGVQIGTSTQPQYTDTKVVENTQYSYQVQAADAAGNVSALSIAVQTLSGDATAPSAPTDLAGSIDTNQKVKLIWNASTDNKGVKQYRIVRDGRLLALTPSLYYTDNSVKVGQTYTYVVKAMDAANNMSLDSNSVVVTPSGICESTQVYFKQNVETSMGTCASCHVAGGMGQNSRFILSNAPDSSLRNLGAVSTLNQTLGKQIILDKASGKITHGGGTVFALNSNDYTNLGKLLDQLKTPGQCTDIPDSNEPIMTQSLVANCASCHGSNGSSAGPATPSLGGLSKTYISQVMNDYKTGKRASLVMNRIAKGYSADEINLIAAYYSNQAFTAGEQTTDAGKVQRGQALHTQYCASCHISGGKSGTLTGARLAGQWKPYMERTLLDYAQGRSQPSTQQMTDAIKTLFTQEGRPALEALAEYYAHQSQDTTPPSVPSELAAESYTPTSVTLTWMDASDDWDVLYYDIYRDGVWVGRTSFNTFTDKGLKAGTYQYTVVAVDTFGNRSVVSESASATLSSAEATPQGLQLLSYPDTLRKASLILLNRLPTAAETAAVTNEETFRTTLRKMMDTKGALDPFVYRAGHEVFLSNGAAWIGSTMGLSSTDYPILDTMTDAEKNAVNEAVRREPVLLMQYLVGNDKPWTEILTANYTVMNPQLAKATGATPIAGAFADPNNAKEYLPVRIPQVSARYPGKAFAHAGVLSTNAWLSRFPTTDTNRNRHRAAQVYKQFLALDLEALAQRPLDDSNNGNYRVPTMQNPNCMVCHTVMEPVAGAFRDWGNNSRYLQNFDGTKGDKDSLAWVYKTGGYPLDNNGQPWYHAGDTWYRDMFPTGFNNRTAPGGYSGYTSTSWATSANLVKSPSAEEGITGWVMNKGKIESTNKTTCSGIPRDPKSGSKLYQVGSCTTQLDEALAWQDIDITAHAANIDKAKVEIDYGAYFSALHSRDKASIWVEYLDKAGKNLGKSTVLTDQTSWTWTNKTATAQVPATTRKLRFVMQGLRATQTWADKFIDAYVDDVFLVLRTPDTNVLPITGTQDTLQWLGKQLIQDVRFAKGGVYFWFKPVFKRLPLTAPVDTTASDYAQKMAAYNTQDEVLTQLANRFTYDQGRGAWNVKDLLIDMVASPLFRAKAGQLGAEQQYTLTDMGLARLLTPEELYAKVKSLMGSDWYWFRPENAWGSSMGLFYGGFDGGRIQNKPNTIMNSLMNTIPERMAIELSCNATADDFRLAGSSRKLFPYVEATDTPVYEEVDTSTLNLLANPGAESGLDGWTLEQGTVRVLSGAPWSCEGGVPVKSGKAQFNPGSMCKNQSPLARLYQTADVTAWDESIDQSEAKVLFGAALRGWSVDNDEASVYLSFRDGSDNELTKSQVLIGKEGYWQNQMAYAAIPPYTRSIRFYMQGKRIDTTTNPNNDSFVDDTFLRVITAQSAYMPAGEKRIRANLQYLHKQFLNETLAIDDPEITRSFNLFSEAWADRSNTTDTSCRLYTSWEDPTYTKRAWGTVLLYLMTDARFIYE, encoded by the coding sequence ATGGCTAAACTATTTAACTGGTGTCGTAACCTGCATTACGGCTTATTAATCTTAGTGTTGGGCTATAGCCTACCTACCAAAATTCTAGCCGCTGACTACTCCAGTCATGCGTATTCGGTGTACCCCAGCCATAGCGCGAACACTAAAATCAGCCCTATTAAAAGCATCGCGCTACAACCATTAAGCTCTCAAACCGCTATTGCTCAAGCGGTGACAGATACGCTAAATGCTACGCGCACTATGCCAGCCGGCTACAAAGCACTGATTAATTTGGATTTAGATTTTTTACAAATCGCCAAAGCCAGTAATATTGCCGCCATTACTGACCCTCAAAATAAAACGTTGATTGTTACCACTACGGCAGGAACTACTCTCCCCGATCATGGTATTTGGCTTGATAATGGCGTGGCGAGTGTAGCGGCACGGGTAAGTGAGTTTTTCCGCCAATACAAAGCGGCGGGTGGAACCGTTGATCTCATCACGTTGGATTATCGTGGTCTAGCCCTCACCACTGACGATATTAAAGCGGCAGGTATTGCATCCGGTAGTTTAGCTAATTATTTAACCGCGATTCAAAACGATACCCGCTTTGCTGCGATACAAAGTACTTTGGGTTTTAGCGACCTAATGACTATGTATGCGACTGATGCTCAAGCGCTTCAACGCCAACAAACTTGGAATGCGGTGATGAAAGCGCGGGTAGCGGCTTATTTAAACCAAGCCTTTTATACTCCGCTCAGAACTTATTTCCCTTCCGTACAAGTATCATCCCGTGATTTTTCCTACTATTCAGGCTTATTTACTGTACCTAATGAACATAGCAGAGCTAGCACGATTGTCGGCACTAGCCAAAGTAAGTACTTAAGTGGTTTAGTGCCCAGCTCCGGTATTGTGATTAACCAAACGACTTATCCAGCCAATGCTTTCAATACGCTGCGTCATGAACTCAATCGGCTACGTAATAGCGCCCTAGCCTCTAGTCGTGCGTTACATCCTTATATTAGTGGCAAAACTCAAACTACTGTCCCCACTGGTTATAGCGCCCCCTTAAAAACCAGTGATTTATATCAAGAGATGCTCCTACATGCAGGGCTACTAGGCGCACGTAACTTTATTTATTTTAATACCGCAACCTCTGCCACTGACGATCAACTCGTGCAACAAGTACTGAGTGAATTCGATCAACAAGCGGGTATTACGACTGCACTGACTCATTCAGTAGACAATGGGGTTGATTGGACTCAACCTTATATTCTAACGGCTGCCGATACCAGCCAAGGCAAATTGTGGCGTTTTACTCCCTCACTTGCTACGGGCAAAGCGGTAAGTACTGTGATTGCGAATGCCTACCCTGCGCAATTCAATTTAGCGGGAAATATTAAAGTTACTGTACCCAATGCTCGCGTACAAACTCTGACAGCTCCGGTGTCTAATCAAGGGGTATGGTTAAAGCAAGAAGCTAGTGCTGCTATCATGAGCTGCCCACAACCTGCTACTAATCAATCCTGCATTGCCTATTACCCGACTAATAACTTTGCCGCTCAACCTGCTTTAATGCTTCAGCAGCCTGTCCCTCTTAATGATACGGGTTCAGTGACTTCCTTATTAGCTAAAAACTGGGGACATGGTGGTCCTGATGCAGGTGTTAGTCGAGATGGTTTTAGTGTTAATTATCAAAGTACGCTCAACCTATTAGGCGGTACTTATAGCTTTACGCTTAAAGCGGATGATCATGTGCAATTGTGGATCGATAATCAGCTAGTCATCGATGGCAAAGCCACCACTAAACAAGATACTCGTACTCTCACTAAAGATATTACCCTTGGTGCGGGTACTCACTCGATTAAACTTCAATACACCGATATTACGGCGGGCGCTGCGCTTGATTTATCCTTTAAACGTTTAGGTTGCAGCTTAAGTACTACTAAAACTTGCCTGACCTATATTGATAAATCTAATAATCTACTTATTACTGAAGTGCCTTTTGTCCAGACCACTAATGGTTTGAGTTTTGATTTCAGTACGTTTACTTTCCCAGCCAATTTAATTACGGCGGGTATGACCATGCGTTGGGAGGGACTCATTGATATTGCTAATCCAGGTGATTACGCGTTTGAAATCCAGCATGGTCTAGGTACTTTAAATATTTGGGTGGATGGTCAACTCATTTATTCTAGTAACGGTTATTCTGCTCAAAGCATTAGCCAAGCCTTAAAGAATCTCAGTAAAGGCAAACATACCATCCGCATTGAACTCAAAGCTAAAGAAGGTAGCTTCCTAAAACTTAATTGGCTCAAGGCATTAAGCGATTGTAAGACCGTACCCTTAGAATCTTTCTGTGGTGAATACTTTGATAATATGACCTTGACGGGTACTGCTAAACGCTTCCAAACCACCCCCAAAGTTGATTTTACTTGGAATGGTGATGCCCCTCTGGCAGGGGGTGGTTTCCCCGCTGATAAGTTTTCAGTGCGTTGGGTAGGCGACTTTGACTTTGCGGCGGGTAATTACACGTTTACCACCACTAGCGATGATGGCATTAAAGTGTGGGTCGATGATGTAGTGGTGATCGATGGTTGGAAAGACCAATGGAATGCTGTTTATAAACAAGGTATTCCCCTCAAAGCGGGTATTCATCGCATTAAATTAGAGTATTACGAAAATGGCGGCGGTGCTTTAGCTAAATTGTCATGGTCAAAAACCAATGCTCAATGTACCGAAATTCCCGACAATCGCTATTGCGCCGAATACTACCCCAATACCGGTATTGCCGAAGAACCCGTAAAAATGGGTGAGACTGAAAAAATTGATTTTACTTGGCAAGACAAAGCGCCTATTCCTGAATTGCCTGTAGATAGGTTTTCTATTCGTTGGCTAGGCTATTTTGACTTCAAAGCAGATAAATATCGTTTTATTACCAAAGTTGATGACGGTGTACGCTTATGGGTAGGTGACAAACTCCTGATTGATCAATGGAAAGGTAGCCCTAATCAAGAATATTTTGCTGATCTGGATATGACCGCAGGTAAGCACCTGATTCGAGTCGAGTATAAAGAAGAGTCGGGCTGGGCGAATGCCAAGGTTTCTTGGGAGCAAAAACAAGAATGTACTGGCATTCCTATTAATGGCTTCTGTGGTCAGTACTTTGACAGTGAAAAGCTTGAAGGGGCTGTGATTCGTACTCAAACCACCCCCAAGATTGATTTTGATTGGGTCGATCAACGCCCCATGCATGGTCTGAAAAATGATAAGTTCTCTGCGCGGTGGCAGGGTCAATTTAATTTTAAGGCTGGGTATTATCGCTTCACTGGGGATGCCGATGATGGCATTACCGTGTGGGTGGATCAGGTAAAAATCATTGACCAAACCAGCATGGATTGGCAATGGAAAGGGCAAGTACAAGCTGTACCTTTTATCTCTGAAGGCTTACATACCGTTAAAGTTGAATACCGTGAAAACTATGGTACTGCCAAAGTTAAACTCAATTGGCAAGAAATTGAGGGTTGCTACCCTATTCCTAATAATAGCTATTGTTTGGAATTCTTTAATAATAAAGACCTGACTGGCTTTGTGCGGGATATGCAACCTGTCAGTACTATTAATGAAAACTGGGGTGAAGACCAGCCAGCACCTTTAGTCAATAAAGATAATTTCTCAGCACGTTGGAAAGGCAAACAGTATTTCACCGCAGGTACTTATCGTGCAGTGACCGATACTGACCAAGGCGTTATTGTTAAACTGAATAATCAAATCATTATTGATAAATGGACGCAGCAAAACGCTAAGCAGCAAAAAATTCTGACCATCGCAGAAGGCTGGCACGATGTGGTGATGGAGACTTTTGATTCGTGGTCAGTGGCTAAAGCTAAACTCACTTGGGAGAAACTCCCCGATTGTAAAGCCACACCGCTCAATCAGTTCTGCGCTGAGTTTTATGGCACGAATGATTTAACCGGTGAGCTGGTCAGTATCCAATTGGCAGACAAAATCGATTTTGACTGGGGAGCGGATGCGCCCACCACATTTGTGCCTAGAGATAAATTCTCAGTACGCTGGACTGGTACCTTTGATTTAGAAGCGGGTTTATATCGTTTTGTCACCGATGCGGATGATGCGATTAGAGTTTGGGTGGATGGCAAAGAGCTGATTAATGCATGGACTCCCCAATGGCCTTGGTATGGTAAACAACGCCGCCTACTCTCATTATCCCAAGGCATACATGCTATTAAAGTGGAATACCGTGAAGATTGGGGCAGTGCCAAAGCTAAACTTTCTTGGGAAAAAGTACCCAATTGCAGCATAGAAATCCCCACAGGAAAATTCTGCACCAGCTTCTATAACAGCAAAGATTTAACGGGTGTAGTAGCAGACCATCGCTATGACAATGCAATTAACTTTGATTGGATAAATAAAGCACCTCAGGATGGTATCAATGCTGATTTCTCAGCCCGTTGGATAGGTAAGATGGACTTCGCCGAGGGTGAATATACTTTCAGTGTTAAAGTCGATGATGGGTTTAAATTATGGGTAGATGACACACTGGTTATCAACTCTTGGAAACCTCAAGCAGCGACATTATACAGTAAGCGTATTTTCCTAACCGGTGGCTTACACACTCTCAAAGCAGAATACTATGATGGGGGGGGCTTAGCCGTAGCGCAATTGAGCTGGAAATCAGAGCAATTGAGTGAGCCACAAGTGCCGACTAATCTTAAAACCAGTACCTTGGCACAGGATAGAGTAATTCTCACTTGGGATACTCAACCTATTGTTACCCAATACAAAGTCTATAAAGATGGAGCATTACTCACTACCGTCAATACCAATAGCGCTACTGATTTAAAAGTCAGTGCGACCAAAACTTATGCCTATAGTGTCAGTGCAGTGTGGCCGAATGGTCGTGAATCACGTAAGGCTGAACTGAGTGTCACCATACCTGATACACAAGCGCCTACACCTCCTAAACAAATTACGGTGCAAGCTATTGCCCCTACCTCGGTGACTTTAGTGTGGACTGGTGCAACGGATAATATTGGCATTAAGTCTTATCAGGTGTGGCGTGATGGAGTGCAGATTGCTGAAACCAGTGATGCAGGCTTTGTTGATAGTAGCTTAAAAAGTACGGGTAAATACTTGTATAGTGTTAAAGCCGTGGATGCAGCAGGCAATATTTCAGCCGCATCAACCTCTTTAACTGTGACGACTAAAGATGGCATTAGTCCCACTATACCCACAGGTTTACAGGCTCAAGTACTCAGTCCTACGCAAATTGCTCTGACTTGGGATACAGCAACCGACAATGTGGGCGTAGCTCAATACCGGATTGTGCGTAATGGCGTACAAATTGGTACCAGCACACAACCACAGTACACTGATACTAAAGTCGTTGAAAATACTCAATATAGTTATCAAGTACAAGCTGCCGATGCGGCGGGCAATGTGTCTGCCCTTTCTATTGCAGTACAAACCCTCAGTGGTGATGCTACTGCGCCGAGTGCCCCTACTGATTTAGCAGGAAGCATTGATACCAATCAAAAGGTTAAGCTTATTTGGAATGCTTCGACTGATAATAAAGGGGTGAAGCAATATCGTATTGTGCGTGATGGTCGTTTATTAGCCTTAACACCGTCGCTGTATTACACCGATAACTCAGTCAAAGTAGGTCAAACTTATACCTATGTCGTTAAAGCGATGGATGCTGCTAATAACATGTCATTAGACAGCAATAGCGTGGTAGTAACGCCTAGTGGTATTTGCGAATCGACTCAAGTTTACTTTAAGCAAAATGTAGAAACTTCTATGGGTACTTGTGCTAGCTGCCATGTCGCAGGTGGTATGGGACAAAACAGTCGCTTTATTTTGTCTAACGCGCCTGATTCTAGCCTACGTAATCTAGGGGCTGTTAGTACGCTTAATCAAACCTTGGGTAAGCAAATCATTCTGGATAAAGCCAGCGGTAAAATCACTCATGGGGGTGGTACGGTCTTTGCGCTTAACTCCAACGACTATACCAACCTCGGTAAGCTACTCGATCAGCTTAAAACGCCCGGACAATGTACCGATATACCCGACAGCAATGAGCCTATTATGACTCAATCATTAGTCGCCAATTGTGCTAGCTGTCATGGCAGTAATGGCTCTAGTGCAGGCCCTGCCACACCAAGTCTTGGTGGTTTATCCAAAACCTATATCAGTCAAGTGATGAATGACTATAAGACTGGCAAACGTGCTTCATTAGTGATGAATCGGATTGCTAAGGGCTATAGTGCGGATGAGATTAATCTAATTGCTGCTTACTACTCTAACCAAGCCTTTACTGCTGGTGAGCAAACTACGGATGCTGGCAAAGTACAGCGTGGACAAGCCTTACACACACAATACTGCGCCTCTTGCCATATTAGTGGTGGTAAAAGCGGTACACTTACCGGAGCACGATTGGCTGGACAATGGAAGCCTTATATGGAGCGTACCTTATTAGATTACGCTCAAGGTCGTAGCCAACCCAGTACTCAGCAGATGACAGACGCGATTAAAACCTTATTCACTCAAGAGGGGCGTCCGGCATTAGAGGCTCTAGCCGAGTACTATGCTCATCAGTCTCAAGATACCACACCTCCTTCCGTACCGAGCGAATTAGCGGCTGAATCTTATACACCTACCAGTGTGACTTTAACGTGGATGGACGCCAGTGATGATTGGGATGTGCTCTATTACGACATTTACCGCGATGGTGTTTGGGTCGGTAGAACAAGCTTTAATACCTTTACCGATAAAGGTCTGAAAGCAGGTACTTATCAGTACACGGTGGTAGCCGTTGATACCTTTGGTAATCGCTCAGTCGTTAGTGAATCAGCCTCCGCTACTTTAAGCAGTGCTGAAGCTACGCCTCAGGGTTTACAGCTTTTAAGCTATCCCGATACTTTACGTAAGGCGAGTTTAATCTTATTAAATCGCTTGCCTACTGCTGCGGAAACAGCGGCGGTCACTAATGAAGAAACCTTCCGCACTACTCTGCGCAAAATGATGGACACTAAAGGTGCTTTAGATCCATTTGTGTATCGTGCGGGTCATGAGGTGTTCCTCAGTAATGGAGCTGCATGGATTGGTAGTACTATGGGGTTATCCAGTACGGATTATCCTATCTTGGATACCATGACGGATGCCGAAAAGAATGCGGTTAATGAGGCGGTGCGCCGTGAGCCTGTATTGCTTATGCAGTACTTAGTGGGTAATGACAAGCCTTGGACTGAAATACTCACCGCTAATTACACCGTGATGAACCCACAATTGGCTAAGGCAACAGGGGCAACACCTATTGCTGGAGCCTTTGCTGATCCAAACAATGCTAAAGAATACTTACCTGTACGTATTCCCCAAGTATCTGCGCGTTATCCGGGTAAAGCGTTTGCTCATGCAGGTGTATTGAGCACCAATGCATGGCTATCACGCTTCCCCACCACGGATACTAACCGTAATCGCCATCGTGCTGCGCAAGTGTATAAGCAATTCCTAGCTTTAGATCTTGAGGCGCTCGCACAACGTCCTTTAGATGACAGTAATAATGGTAATTACCGTGTGCCTACCATGCAGAATCCTAACTGTATGGTATGCCACACCGTTATGGAACCCGTAGCGGGAGCCTTCCGTGATTGGGGTAATAATAGTCGTTACCTACAAAACTTTGATGGAACTAAGGGTGATAAAGACTCCTTAGCTTGGGTCTATAAAACCGGCGGCTATCCACTTGATAATAATGGTCAGCCTTGGTATCACGCAGGCGATACTTGGTATCGAGATATGTTCCCGACAGGCTTTAATAATCGTACCGCACCCGGTGGGTATAGTGGCTATACCTCTACCTCGTGGGCAACGTCAGCTAATCTAGTAAAAAGCCCCTCTGCGGAGGAAGGCATTACTGGCTGGGTGATGAACAAAGGCAAAATCGAGTCTACTAACAAGACCACCTGTAGCGGTATCCCCCGTGATCCCAAGTCAGGTAGTAAACTGTATCAAGTCGGCTCCTGTACCACTCAGCTAGATGAAGCGCTAGCGTGGCAAGATATTGATATTACAGCTCATGCTGCCAATATTGATAAAGCTAAAGTGGAAATTGATTATGGTGCTTATTTCTCTGCACTGCACAGCCGTGATAAAGCCTCCATTTGGGTAGAATACTTAGATAAAGCAGGTAAAAATCTAGGAAAATCCACTGTTCTGACTGATCAAACCTCATGGACATGGACAAATAAGACTGCGACTGCCCAAGTACCTGCAACTACCCGTAAACTACGTTTTGTGATGCAAGGTTTACGTGCTACCCAAACATGGGCCGATAAATTTATTGATGCTTATGTGGATGATGTGTTCTTAGTACTGCGTACTCCAGACACTAATGTGCTGCCTATTACTGGCACTCAGGACACCTTGCAGTGGTTGGGTAAACAGTTGATCCAAGATGTGCGTTTTGCTAAAGGTGGCGTGTATTTCTGGTTTAAACCTGTCTTTAAACGCTTGCCTCTGACTGCTCCTGTCGATACGACCGCAAGTGACTATGCGCAAAAAATGGCAGCTTATAATACTCAAGACGAAGTTCTGACTCAGCTAGCGAATCGCTTTACCTACGATCAAGGTCGTGGGGCTTGGAATGTCAAAGACTTACTGATTGATATGGTCGCTAGCCCCCTCTTCCGCGCTAAAGCGGGACAATTAGGGGCTGAGCAACAATACACTCTCACCGATATGGGCTTAGCACGGTTACTCACTCCTGAAGAGTTATATGCCAAAGTCAAATCATTGATGGGTAGTGATTGGTACTGGTTCCGCCCTGAAAATGCTTGGGGTAGTAGTATGGGCTTATTCTATGGTGGTTTTGATGGTGGACGGATTCAAAACAAACCTAACACCATCATGAATAGTCTCATGAATACTATTCCAGAACGCATGGCGATAGAGTTGAGCTGTAATGCTACAGCCGATGATTTCCGCCTAGCGGGTAGTAGTCGCAAACTCTTCCCCTATGTGGAGGCAACTGATACTCCGGTATATGAAGAAGTCGATACTAGCACCTTGAACTTATTAGCGAATCCGGGAGCTGAGTCTGGTTTGGATGGCTGGACTTTAGAACAAGGTACGGTACGTGTATTGTCCGGTGCACCTTGGAGCTGTGAGGGTGGTGTTCCTGTTAAAAGCGGTAAAGCACAATTCAATCCGGGTAGTATGTGCAAAAACCAAAGCCCGCTGGCACGCTTATATCAAACGGCTGATGTGACTGCATGGGATGAAAGCATTGATCAGAGTGAAGCCAAAGTACTCTTTGGTGCAGCATTACGCGGATGGAGTGTGGACAACGACGAGGCTAGTGTTTATTTGAGCTTCCGCGATGGTAGCGATAATGAATTGACTAAGAGCCAAGTGCTGATTGGTAAAGAAGGTTATTGGCAAAACCAAATGGCGTATGCCGCTATACCGCCCTATACCCGTAGCATTCGCTTCTATATGCAAGGTAAGCGCATTGATACGACTACCAACCCTAATAATGACTCGTTTGTGGATGATACTTTCTTACGCGTCATTACCGCGCAAAGTGCATATATGCCAGCGGGTGAAAAACGCATTCGAGCCAATTTGCAGTACTTACATAAGCAATTCCTCAATGAAACCTTAGCCATTGATGATCCAGAGATCACTCGCAGCTTTAACTTATTTAGTGAAGCTTGGGCTGATCGTAGCAATACCACTGATACCTCCTGCCGCTTATATACCAGTTGGGAAGACCCGACCTATACCAAGCGAGCGTGGGGAACGGTATTGCTGTATCTGATGACTGATGCACGTTTCATCTACGAATAA